Proteins from a single region of Pseudomonas fulva:
- a CDS encoding GNAT family N-acetyltransferase: MIDSACVQISQATREDVDEAIGFVMAARAETFPMLDSSVLPDDLRRFVETYVQGEAGAFWLARCAGEIVAAVGYLPYDHRFAQLDYQGVRTVEIVRLFVAPASRRSGVAARLCNVLRVHALGEGVEVLYLHTHPFLPGAIRFWEKQGFTVTDVENDPVWQTTHMQCRLADLR; this comes from the coding sequence ATGATCGATAGCGCTTGCGTACAGATAAGCCAGGCCACGCGCGAGGATGTCGACGAGGCGATCGGCTTCGTGATGGCCGCCCGCGCCGAGACCTTCCCGATGCTCGACAGCTCCGTCCTGCCGGATGACCTGAGGCGTTTTGTCGAGACCTACGTGCAGGGCGAGGCGGGCGCCTTCTGGCTGGCGCGCTGCGCCGGCGAGATCGTCGCGGCCGTCGGTTACCTGCCCTACGACCACCGCTTCGCCCAGCTGGACTACCAGGGTGTGCGCACCGTGGAGATCGTGCGCCTGTTCGTGGCGCCGGCCTCGAGGCGCTCCGGCGTGGCGGCGAGGCTTTGCAACGTGCTGCGCGTACATGCCCTCGGCGAGGGGGTCGAGGTGCTTTACCTGCACACCCATCCCTTCCTGCCGGGCGCCATTCGTTTCTGGGAAAAGCAGGGCTTCACGGTCACCGATGTGGAAAACGACCCGGTGTGGCAGACGACGCATATGCAATGCCGGCTGGCGGACTTGCGCTAG
- a CDS encoding LysR family transcriptional regulator, with product MDKLLALQAFVETVRCGGFSAAGRSLGVATSSVTRLVSSLEAELQSVLLNRSTRQVGVTQAGQAYFERAVAILEALAEADAAVCDGGVQARGRLSVSAPVEFGRRIIAPRLGRLLERHPQLELNLRLSDEVVDLLGERVDVAVRLGSTLISDDVVSLGVGQFQRWLVASPDYLARSEPLDAPQGLLTHQCLRFDYGTVSQPWQFSAAGEVQQLAVRGRLHSNNADVLREAALAGQGVALLADWLVRDDVANGRLQRLLDRYTISPGSASGAISVLYLPNRRGSRRVAAFVEFLRELLAG from the coding sequence ATGGATAAGTTGCTGGCCTTGCAGGCCTTCGTGGAAACCGTGCGTTGCGGCGGGTTTTCCGCGGCCGGGCGCTCGCTGGGCGTGGCGACCTCGTCGGTGACCCGGCTGGTCAGCAGCCTGGAAGCCGAGCTGCAGAGCGTGCTGCTCAACCGCAGCACCCGCCAGGTCGGCGTGACCCAGGCCGGGCAGGCCTACTTCGAGCGCGCCGTGGCGATTCTCGAGGCGTTGGCGGAAGCCGATGCCGCCGTGTGTGACGGCGGCGTACAGGCCCGCGGCCGGCTCAGCGTCAGCGCCCCGGTGGAGTTCGGGCGGCGGATCATCGCGCCTCGGCTGGGGCGTCTGCTCGAGCGGCACCCGCAACTCGAGCTGAACCTGCGCCTGAGCGATGAGGTGGTCGACCTGCTCGGCGAGCGCGTCGATGTCGCCGTGCGCCTTGGCAGCACGCTGATCAGCGACGACGTGGTCAGCCTCGGAGTCGGCCAATTCCAGCGTTGGCTGGTGGCCAGCCCGGATTACCTGGCGCGCAGCGAGCCGCTCGATGCTCCCCAGGGGTTGCTGACGCACCAGTGCCTGCGCTTCGATTACGGCACGGTGAGCCAACCCTGGCAGTTCAGCGCTGCCGGCGAGGTGCAGCAGCTGGCGGTGCGCGGGCGCCTGCACAGCAACAATGCCGACGTGCTGCGCGAAGCGGCGCTGGCCGGGCAGGGCGTGGCGCTGCTGGCCGACTGGCTGGTGCGTGACGATGTGGCCAATGGCCGACTGCAGCGCCTGCTCGATCGGTACACCATCAGCCCAGGCTCGGCGAGCGGCGCCATCAGCGTGCTGTACCTGCCCAATCGCCGCGGCTCGCGGCGGGTTGCCGCGTTCGTCGAGTTCTTGCGTGAGCTGCTTGCGGGCTGA
- a CDS encoding MFS transporter yields the protein MSTSTSTPSHSLSPALVLLFAFCCGAIVANLYYAQPIIELIAPAVGLSMQQASLIVSLTQIGYAVGLLFLVPLADLLESRRLMLLTTLAAMVCLLAAGFSTSPGLFLGLSLLIGLSSVSVQMLIPLAAHLAPEATRGRVVGNIMAGLLLGILLARPVASLVAEYFGWRAVYVMAAALMLGIVVVIATTIPRHAPDNRGHYGHLLLSLFGLLRRYSTLRQRALYQGLMFASFSLFWTVAPMELVRHYGFSQTHVALFALVGAIGAIAAPIAGRLADAGHTRRATLIALVLAPLAFALTLASPLAGVIGLVLCAVLLDFAVQLNMVLGQRDVYGLEQNSRARLNALYMTSIFIGGASGSAIASPIYERFGWQGAALAGAAFPALALLLALWQGRHAAEEQRLAVGK from the coding sequence ATGAGCACATCCACGTCCACCCCGTCGCACAGCCTTTCACCGGCACTGGTGCTGCTGTTCGCCTTCTGCTGCGGCGCCATCGTCGCCAACCTCTACTACGCCCAGCCGATCATCGAGCTGATCGCGCCCGCCGTCGGGCTGTCGATGCAGCAGGCCAGCCTGATCGTGTCGCTGACCCAGATCGGTTATGCCGTCGGCCTGCTGTTTCTGGTGCCCCTGGCCGACCTGCTGGAGAGCCGGCGGCTGATGTTGCTGACCACCCTGGCGGCGATGGTCTGCCTGCTGGCGGCGGGGTTTTCGACTTCGCCGGGGCTGTTTCTTGGCCTCTCGCTGCTGATCGGCCTGAGCTCGGTATCGGTGCAGATGCTGATCCCGCTCGCCGCGCACCTGGCGCCGGAAGCGACCCGCGGCCGGGTGGTGGGCAACATCATGGCCGGTCTGCTGCTGGGCATCCTGCTGGCGCGGCCGGTGGCCAGCCTGGTCGCCGAATACTTCGGCTGGCGTGCGGTGTACGTGATGGCGGCGGCGCTGATGCTCGGTATCGTGGTGGTGATCGCCACCACCATTCCCCGCCATGCGCCGGACAACCGCGGTCACTACGGGCACCTGTTGCTGTCGCTGTTCGGCCTGCTGCGCCGCTACTCGACGCTGCGCCAGCGGGCGTTGTACCAGGGGCTGATGTTCGCCTCGTTCAGCCTGTTCTGGACGGTGGCGCCGATGGAGCTGGTGCGCCACTACGGCTTCAGCCAGACCCATGTGGCGCTGTTCGCCCTGGTCGGTGCCATCGGCGCCATCGCTGCGCCGATTGCCGGGCGCCTGGCCGATGCCGGTCATACCCGGCGTGCCACCCTGATCGCACTGGTGCTGGCGCCGCTGGCTTTCGCGCTGACCCTGGCCAGCCCGTTGGCAGGCGTGATCGGGCTGGTGCTGTGCGCCGTGCTGCTGGATTTCGCCGTGCAATTGAACATGGTGCTCGGCCAGCGCGACGTCTACGGGCTGGAGCAGAACAGCCGGGCGCGTCTCAATGCGTTGTACATGACCAGCATCTTTATCGGCGGTGCCAGCGGCTCGGCCATCGCCAGCCCGATCTACGAGCGCTTCGGCTGGCAGGGCGCGGCCCTGGCGGGGGCCGCGTTCCCGGCGTTGGCCCTGCTGCTCGCCCTGTGGCAGGGGCGGCACGCGGCCGAAGAGCAGCGGCTGGCCGTCGGCAAATAG
- a CDS encoding TIGR04211 family SH3 domain-containing protein: protein MSLARPFSASFSLPPLRVLGTCVLSGLLLIAAPAHAQQASDNVRWVSDSLNTYVRSGPTDGYRIVGTLSSGTRVQLLRTQGDYSQVRGESGDAVWIPNRDLQEVPGQAERLPALEQKVTELSTELKGINETWETRVQGMQETLDSRKKLIDELEASRSALDIELNQARSELREAQAQLGDEQKQVLMRYMVYGGSIAGAGLLLGLILPTMLRVRRKRNDQWI from the coding sequence ATGTCCCTAGCCCGCCCTTTTTCTGCTTCCTTTTCCCTGCCGCCGCTTCGCGTGCTGGGCACTTGCGTTCTATCCGGCCTGCTGCTGATCGCCGCGCCGGCCCACGCCCAACAGGCCAGTGACAACGTGCGCTGGGTCAGTGACAGCCTCAACACCTACGTGCGCAGCGGCCCCACCGACGGCTACCGCATCGTCGGCACCCTGAGCTCCGGCACCCGCGTGCAGCTGCTGCGCACCCAGGGCGACTACAGCCAGGTACGTGGCGAGAGCGGCGACGCGGTGTGGATCCCCAATCGCGACCTGCAGGAGGTGCCCGGCCAGGCCGAGCGGCTGCCAGCCCTGGAGCAGAAGGTCACCGAGCTGAGCACCGAGCTCAAGGGCATCAACGAAACCTGGGAAACCCGCGTGCAGGGCATGCAGGAAACCCTCGACTCGCGCAAGAAACTGATCGACGAACTCGAAGCCAGCCGCAGCGCCCTGGACATCGAACTCAACCAGGCTCGCTCGGAGCTGCGCGAGGCCCAGGCCCAGCTGGGCGACGAGCAGAAGCAGGTGCTGATGCGCTACATGGTCTACGGTGGCAGCATCGCCGGCGCCGGCCTGCTGCTCGGGCTGATCCTGCCGACCATGCTGCGGGTGCGCCGCAAGCGCAACGATCAGTGGATCTGA
- a CDS encoding LysR family transcriptional regulator, with protein sequence MLRELKTFLTVVRCGTFAAAGKQIGLTQSAVSAQIRNLEDAVGQSLFDRTGRTATLNQAGARAVPLAEKILEQFSLMSTPERLEDYRGELRIGAIGTVQSCLMPAMLLKLREQAPGIETKLVPGVSLDLLNQVDSGEIDLAIIIRPPFQLPKELELELVRSEPFVLVAPTDMDAQEPLKMLTEHPFIRYDRSSFGGRLVTQFMRKQHIQPRQVLELDELDAIVKMVESGLGIALIPEAGLWVENQPRVQIIDLGDKVFYRDLVLISRYGSRQSPAQKLFRECVMEQV encoded by the coding sequence ATGCTTCGTGAACTGAAAACCTTTCTGACCGTGGTCCGCTGCGGCACCTTCGCCGCTGCCGGCAAGCAGATCGGCCTGACCCAGTCGGCGGTCAGTGCGCAGATCCGAAACCTCGAGGACGCCGTCGGCCAGTCGCTGTTCGACCGTACCGGTCGCACCGCCACCCTCAACCAGGCCGGGGCCCGGGCGGTACCGCTGGCGGAAAAGATTCTCGAGCAATTCAGCTTGATGAGCACCCCCGAGCGTCTCGAGGATTACCGTGGTGAACTGCGCATCGGCGCCATCGGCACCGTACAGTCGTGCCTGATGCCGGCGATGCTGCTGAAGCTGCGCGAACAGGCACCGGGCATCGAGACCAAGCTGGTGCCCGGCGTCTCGCTGGACCTGCTCAACCAGGTGGACAGTGGCGAAATCGACCTGGCGATCATCATCCGCCCGCCCTTCCAGCTACCCAAGGAACTGGAACTCGAGCTGGTGCGCAGCGAACCCTTCGTGCTGGTGGCGCCTACCGACATGGACGCGCAAGAGCCCTTGAAAATGCTGACCGAGCATCCGTTCATACGCTACGACCGCAGCTCGTTCGGCGGCCGCCTGGTCACCCAGTTCATGCGCAAGCAACATATCCAGCCCCGCCAGGTGCTGGAACTGGACGAGCTGGATGCCATCGTCAAGATGGTCGAAAGCGGCCTGGGCATCGCGCTGATTCCAGAGGCCGGCCTATGGGTCGAAAACCAGCCCAGGGTGCAAATCATCGACCTTGGCGACAAGGTGTTCTATCGCGACCTGGTGCTGATTTCCCGCTACGGCTCACGGCAGTCACCGGCCCAGAAACTGTTCCGCGAATGCGTGATGGAGCAGGTTTGA
- a CDS encoding VOC family protein produces MSLSPFHLAIPVYDLAAARAFYGEVFGLPEGRSSDHWVDFDFYGHQLVIHEHPKTASQESAHTNAVDGHNVPVPHFGIILHWEEWEALADRLRARDTQFVIEPYVRFQGQVGEQATMFLFDPCGNALEFKAFKDMSQLFAK; encoded by the coding sequence GTGAGCCTTTCTCCTTTCCACCTCGCTATTCCCGTTTACGATCTGGCCGCTGCGCGCGCGTTCTATGGTGAGGTGTTCGGCCTGCCTGAAGGCCGTTCCTCCGATCACTGGGTCGATTTCGATTTCTACGGCCACCAACTGGTGATCCACGAGCACCCGAAAACCGCTTCTCAGGAATCCGCTCACACCAACGCCGTCGACGGCCACAACGTGCCGGTGCCGCACTTCGGCATCATCCTGCACTGGGAGGAGTGGGAAGCCCTGGCCGACCGCCTGCGCGCCCGTGACACCCAGTTCGTGATCGAGCCCTACGTGCGCTTCCAGGGCCAGGTCGGCGAGCAGGCCACCATGTTCCTCTTCGACCCGTGCGGCAACGCCCTGGAGTTCAAGGCGTTCAAGGACATGAGTCAGTTGTTCGCCAAGTAA
- the pxpB gene encoding 5-oxoprolinase subunit PxpB, with protein sequence MGQPATVDSSVIHQALHAWQIVPSGDACLIIQFAAQFSLAANRHAAAVARQIEAQRRRGSLVGITDVVPGMVSIGLHYRAERVHCQAAELPYRSLTRQLEALLGSLEIGAGQSTSREITIPVCYGGEHGPDLDEVACACGLTPHEVIELHTRTTVDVLMLGFAPGHAYIGEFDGRLAIARRSTPRTLVAKGSIGVANRQSVIYPADLPGGWNLIGRTPLEVFDLASASPCLLQAGDRVRFVAIDAEQFQALEVRP encoded by the coding sequence ATGGGCCAGCCAGCAACCGTTGATTCCTCCGTTATCCATCAGGCACTGCATGCCTGGCAGATCGTCCCTAGCGGCGATGCCTGCCTGATCATCCAGTTCGCCGCACAATTCAGCCTCGCGGCCAACCGCCATGCGGCCGCCGTTGCCCGGCAGATCGAGGCGCAGCGCCGCCGCGGCTCGCTGGTGGGCATCACCGACGTCGTGCCGGGCATGGTGTCCATCGGCCTGCATTACCGCGCCGAGCGCGTGCACTGCCAGGCGGCGGAACTGCCGTATCGCAGCCTGACTCGCCAGCTGGAAGCATTGCTCGGCAGCCTGGAGATCGGGGCGGGGCAGAGCACCTCGCGGGAGATCACCATACCGGTGTGCTATGGCGGCGAGCATGGCCCCGATCTCGATGAGGTGGCCTGCGCCTGCGGCCTGACGCCCCATGAAGTGATCGAGCTGCACACCCGCACAACCGTGGACGTGCTGATGCTCGGCTTCGCGCCCGGCCATGCCTATATCGGCGAGTTCGACGGGCGCCTCGCCATAGCGCGCCGCAGCACGCCACGCACCCTGGTGGCCAAGGGCAGCATCGGCGTGGCGAACCGGCAGAGCGTCATCTATCCCGCGGATTTGCCCGGGGGCTGGAACCTGATCGGTCGCACGCCGCTCGAGGTGTTCGACCTCGCCAGCGCCTCACCCTGCCTGCTGCAGGCCGGCGACCGGGTGCGTTTCGTCGCAATCGACGCCGAACAGTTCCAGGCTCTAGAGGTGCGCCCATGA
- a CDS encoding biotin-dependent carboxyltransferase family protein codes for MTLRVLKPGLACTFQDLGRSGYQHLGVPANGVMDENAHRLANLLVGNEAEQATLEITLQGPELVFQSGTVIALAGADLRATLDGQPLEPLRAVRVRPGTVLAFGKRVSGARAYLAVRDGYRLPAILGSTSTYGRGAYGGFAGRALRRDDVIGIACNFANPPRVLLPREAALLGYADGPIRIVAGREWGLFRPAARARFLSTAYRIENDSERMGYRLKGEPIELIEPANLLSEAVAFGTIQVPPSGQPIVLMADRQTTGGYPKIASVISVDLPRLAQKLPGDEVRFEQVSLDRAQQLSLARSALFAELEAAHAG; via the coding sequence ATGACGCTTCGTGTACTCAAGCCTGGTCTGGCCTGCACCTTTCAGGACCTGGGCCGCAGCGGGTATCAGCACCTTGGCGTGCCGGCCAACGGCGTGATGGACGAGAACGCCCACCGCCTGGCCAACCTGCTGGTGGGCAACGAGGCCGAGCAGGCCACCCTGGAAATCACCCTGCAGGGCCCGGAGCTGGTCTTTCAGTCCGGTACCGTGATTGCGCTGGCCGGGGCCGATCTGCGGGCGACACTGGATGGCCAACCCCTCGAGCCCCTGCGCGCCGTGCGTGTGCGCCCGGGCACCGTCCTGGCCTTCGGCAAGCGGGTCAGCGGCGCCCGGGCCTACCTAGCGGTGCGCGACGGTTATCGACTGCCGGCCATACTGGGCAGCACCAGCACCTATGGGCGTGGCGCCTATGGTGGGTTTGCCGGCCGGGCGTTGCGCCGTGACGATGTGATCGGCATCGCTTGCAACTTCGCCAATCCGCCGCGGGTGCTGCTACCCCGTGAAGCGGCCCTGCTGGGCTACGCGGATGGACCGATCCGCATCGTCGCCGGTCGCGAGTGGGGGCTTTTTCGGCCCGCCGCCCGGGCGCGTTTCCTGTCCACCGCCTACCGCATCGAAAACGATTCGGAGCGCATGGGCTATCGCCTCAAGGGCGAGCCCATCGAGTTGATCGAACCGGCCAACCTGCTGTCCGAGGCGGTCGCGTTCGGCACCATCCAGGTGCCGCCCAGTGGCCAGCCCATCGTGCTGATGGCCGATCGGCAGACCACTGGCGGCTACCCGAAAATCGCCAGCGTGATCAGCGTCGACCTGCCACGCCTGGCGCAGAAGCTGCCCGGTGACGAAGTCCGCTTCGAGCAGGTCAGCCTGGATCGGGCCCAGCAACTGAGCCTGGCGCGCAGCGCACTGTTCGCCGAACTGGAGGCCGCCCATGCAGGTTGA
- a CDS encoding LamB/YcsF family protein — protein MQVDFNSDLGESFGLYSAGSDAEVLPYITSANIACGFHAGDAPTMGETVARRGTPGAMIDDPDVATMQILTMLHEGRVRSQQGTWVPVRADSVCIHGDQPGAAQFARAIRQALEEQGVLLQAPCTNTP, from the coding sequence ATGCAGGTTGATTTCAACAGTGACCTGGGCGAGAGCTTCGGGCTTTATTCGGCTGGCAGCGACGCCGAGGTACTGCCATACATCACCTCGGCGAACATCGCCTGTGGCTTTCACGCCGGCGATGCGCCGACCATGGGAGAGACCGTGGCCCGCCGGGGTACGCCCGGCGCGATGATCGACGACCCCGACGTCGCCACCATGCAGATATTGACGATGCTCCACGAGGGCAGGGTGCGCAGCCAGCAGGGCACCTGGGTGCCCGTGCGTGCGGACAGCGTCTGTATCCATGGCGATCAGCCCGGCGCGGCGCAGTTTGCCCGGGCGATTCGTCAGGCACTGGAGGAACAGGGCGTGCTGTTGCAGGCGCCCTGCACGAACACGCCATGA
- a CDS encoding MFS transporter, whose protein sequence is MSRVLSPEYSGTASAAPQKASSVAKRAATASATGTAVEYYEFGVYGYMAVIIGPLFFPGDNPTASLLAALAVFGSSFLIRPLGGVLLGRLGDRIGRRKVLLTTVIGMGMATATIGLLPTAAQVGIIAPILLVLMRLTQGFFAGAEVIGAAAFVAESSPTGRRGFFGAFTPVGVALGGGLAAIVCATTTGLLSDEQLREWGWRVPFLLAIPLVLISCKMRHNVEETPEFKAFLEKQQPPKAPIREVLSTQLGPVGRVILLTFGQNAGYWIGLVFMNVYLTTYLGFDKSKVFWVIACISLCMAAMMPFWGGLSDRLGRRKVLTIGFVGYITLVIPMMLLMDSGSLWIAALAMFIATLPMPIIQSVGYPTYAEQFPTRVRYTAMAISFNIGAILGGGLTPYVVTWIIARTDFLLTPGIFMAGAAFCALLALLTLRETAHTELSR, encoded by the coding sequence ATGTCTCGCGTGCTCAGTCCTGAATATTCGGGAACGGCTTCGGCCGCCCCGCAAAAAGCTTCCTCGGTCGCCAAACGTGCCGCCACCGCTTCGGCAACGGGTACCGCGGTCGAGTATTACGAATTCGGTGTGTACGGCTACATGGCCGTGATCATCGGCCCGCTGTTCTTCCCCGGTGACAACCCGACCGCTTCGTTGCTCGCCGCCCTGGCGGTGTTCGGCAGTTCGTTTCTGATCCGGCCGCTGGGCGGGGTGTTGCTCGGTCGCCTTGGCGACCGGATCGGCCGGCGCAAGGTGCTGCTCACCACGGTGATCGGCATGGGCATGGCGACGGCGACGATCGGCCTGCTGCCGACCGCGGCTCAGGTCGGCATCATCGCGCCGATCCTGCTGGTGCTGATGCGCCTGACCCAGGGGTTCTTCGCGGGTGCCGAAGTGATCGGTGCGGCGGCCTTCGTCGCCGAGTCCTCGCCGACCGGGCGACGCGGTTTCTTCGGCGCCTTCACCCCGGTTGGCGTGGCGCTGGGCGGCGGGCTGGCGGCCATCGTCTGCGCCACCACCACCGGCCTGCTCAGCGATGAACAGCTGCGTGAGTGGGGTTGGCGCGTGCCTTTCCTGCTGGCCATTCCACTGGTGCTGATCTCCTGCAAGATGCGGCATAACGTCGAGGAGACCCCCGAGTTCAAGGCGTTTCTCGAGAAGCAACAGCCACCCAAGGCGCCGATCAGGGAAGTGCTGAGCACGCAACTGGGCCCGGTGGGCCGGGTGATCCTGCTGACCTTCGGGCAGAACGCCGGTTACTGGATCGGCCTGGTGTTCATGAACGTCTACCTGACCACCTACCTGGGCTTCGACAAGTCCAAGGTATTCTGGGTGATCGCCTGCATCAGCCTGTGCATGGCGGCGATGATGCCGTTCTGGGGTGGGCTTTCCGACCGCCTGGGCCGTCGCAAGGTGCTGACCATCGGCTTCGTCGGCTACATCACCCTGGTCATCCCGATGATGCTGCTGATGGACAGCGGCTCGCTGTGGATCGCCGCCCTGGCCATGTTCATCGCCACGCTGCCGATGCCGATCATCCAGTCGGTGGGCTACCCGACCTACGCCGAGCAGTTCCCGACCCGGGTGCGCTACACGGCGATGGCGATCAGCTTCAATATCGGCGCGATCCTCGGCGGCGGCCTCACGCCCTATGTGGTGACCTGGATCATCGCCAGGACCGATTTCCTGCTGACCCCTGGCATCTTCATGGCCGGCGCGGCGTTCTGTGCACTGCTGGCGCTGCTGACCCTGCGCGAAACCGCCCACACGGAGCTGTCGCGATGA
- a CDS encoding D-glutamate cyclase family protein, translating into MTLDAAAVPSTPHRLRELIARGEWVRPTSGVLDDYQQANLAVVPRAHAYDFLLFCTRNPKSCPLIAVTEPGSPFVDGRDGPIDLRSMLPRYRVWKQGVLVDEPTDLNAYWQDDAVGFLLGCSHTFDAPLRRAGIPVSGAAPAVYRTTLPCREAGGLSGPLVVSMRPVPASKVALAVEVTARYPTGHGAPVHVGDPARLGIADLTTPDFGVLPPMDADSVPVFWACGVTPQLVLPALGAPYVFSHYPGHMLVLDWRVDEMAARLN; encoded by the coding sequence ATGACTCTGGACGCTGCCGCAGTACCGAGCACGCCGCACCGATTGCGCGAGCTGATCGCCCGTGGCGAGTGGGTACGCCCCACCTCGGGTGTGCTCGACGATTATCAGCAGGCCAACCTGGCGGTGGTGCCGCGTGCCCATGCCTACGACTTTCTGCTGTTCTGCACGCGCAACCCGAAGAGCTGCCCGCTGATCGCCGTTACCGAGCCGGGTAGCCCATTCGTCGATGGCCGCGATGGGCCCATCGACCTGCGCAGCATGCTGCCGCGTTACCGGGTCTGGAAGCAGGGCGTGCTGGTCGACGAACCCACCGACCTGAATGCCTATTGGCAGGACGACGCCGTGGGCTTTCTGCTCGGTTGCAGCCACACCTTCGATGCGCCGCTGCGCCGCGCCGGCATCCCGGTTTCCGGCGCGGCGCCGGCGGTGTACCGCACCACCTTGCCGTGCCGCGAGGCCGGCGGCCTGTCCGGACCGCTGGTGGTCAGCATGCGCCCGGTGCCGGCCAGCAAGGTGGCGCTGGCCGTGGAAGTGACGGCGCGCTACCCGACCGGCCACGGAGCGCCGGTGCACGTCGGTGACCCGGCCAGGCTGGGCATCGCCGACCTCACCACGCCGGACTTCGGTGTGCTGCCGCCCATGGACGCCGACAGCGTGCCGGTATTCTGGGCCTGCGGGGTGACGCCACAGCTGGTGCTGCCGGCGCTGGGCGCGCCCTATGTGTTTTCCCATTACCCCGGACACATGCTGGTGCTCGACTGGCGCGTCGACGAAATGGCGGCGCGGCTGAACTGA
- a CDS encoding LysR substrate-binding domain-containing protein, which produces MFELAQLRCFTTVATELNFRRAAERLNMTQPPLSRQIQLLEHSLGVELFTRSTRSVALTAAGRAFFIEAQNLLERAHQAASSARRFAAGDIGSVSISFVGSAVYEFLPRVIAEARLNQPQVKISLSEMNTHQQHEALRTRRIDLGIVRQPLLQAGYENECLVREPFVLAIPSGHPLAAADQVGVGDLDGAPFLMYSHAAYPPFNELLTGMFRSAGVAPEYVQWLGSSLTILALVNAGMGLALVPRCATNVVFKDVSFREIDLGAGIQSELHLTWRSNNDNPACLMLLEAIRAAVAADMH; this is translated from the coding sequence ATGTTCGAACTCGCCCAGCTACGCTGCTTCACCACCGTCGCCACCGAACTCAACTTTCGCCGCGCCGCCGAACGGCTGAACATGACCCAGCCGCCCCTGAGCCGGCAGATTCAGCTGCTCGAACACAGCCTGGGCGTCGAGCTGTTCACCCGCAGCACCCGCAGCGTCGCGCTCACCGCCGCCGGCCGGGCGTTCTTCATCGAAGCCCAGAACCTGCTGGAACGCGCCCACCAGGCCGCCAGCTCGGCGCGGCGCTTCGCAGCCGGCGATATCGGCTCGGTGAGCATCAGCTTCGTGGGCAGTGCGGTGTACGAATTCCTGCCCCGGGTGATCGCCGAGGCGCGTCTCAATCAGCCCCAGGTTAAGATTTCCCTGAGCGAGATGAACACCCACCAGCAGCACGAGGCGCTGCGCACCCGGCGCATCGACCTGGGCATCGTGCGTCAGCCGCTGCTGCAGGCCGGCTACGAGAACGAGTGCCTGGTGCGCGAACCCTTCGTGCTGGCCATTCCCAGCGGCCATCCACTGGCCGCCGCCGACCAGGTGGGCGTCGGGGATCTGGATGGCGCGCCCTTCCTGATGTACTCCCACGCCGCCTACCCGCCCTTCAACGAACTGCTGACCGGCATGTTCCGCTCCGCGGGTGTGGCACCGGAATACGTGCAGTGGCTGGGCTCGTCGCTGACCATCCTGGCCCTGGTCAACGCCGGCATGGGCCTGGCCCTGGTGCCGCGCTGCGCCACCAACGTGGTGTTCAAGGACGTGAGCTTTCGCGAGATCGACCTCGGCGCAGGCATCCAGAGCGAGCTGCACCTGACCTGGCGCAGCAACAACGACAACCCGGCCTGCCTGATGCTGCTCGAGGCGATCCGCGCTGCGGTAGCGGCGGACATGCATTGA